A portion of the Manihot esculenta cultivar AM560-2 chromosome 2, M.esculenta_v8, whole genome shotgun sequence genome contains these proteins:
- the LOC110609305 gene encoding trichohyalin — MEKFPHSRQPNMLSKKSCNGSTTKSIYDDVFGGPPRFGTPTLSPRVEDYREIFGGFHASRASSIPVLDLPLVDEAAEVFFDVRSSGFDYGEVFGGFNDHDFAVSYNELAMKEQSNGLGDDSSSDEAWAPAEAENLSDESNNSAKDQCLLNGDSYDSPDGNMGFNLSCNKVSQSSNGNLSNGITHMTELHSVSGYTFVVDKTSSLPNTDYEYHHMQASNDDHLNIHYSGEMLSRRHLRKVMSHPANGTNTDVLFFGNDVRPHREFVRNGSLPNEMFVTISDVSLRTHPSHLPPPSRPPPALDVFRTGSGKTTTNYRSVASEGTAGDSSPPYFDVEVDASSPAAASAAAMKEAMDKAQAKLKSAKETMERKRDGFQNRVKSGSKTDRKDKEEKLTNIFNGSCSRKDEKGQGIIKKEQSGMEFSILEDMQKVKKTMQPISDSLGGKKYNMAKKSAEDNHGAESSSSQGSDGDGDGEWNEATQCFELLTNNSRKAFDQENDENVLVNNSTFHEHGKNEKEGAMEALQQPQRNDKKVKAVRTDHGLVDYKKKLEESKEAFEWDKSRGRSEVVNGQKGLHKKVQGAQEAFKQEGNEKKFNMDLNPVETEKQQPRADDLQEHENYVQVQRIESKIAVRQTMKHKEKGSKLKEDTKSMENVKKFTCEKDGSERRERKAFKLEENEKKLNAPVEQADNGRRLNKELEEEKENMIEAVHELEENEKIQGEPYEREEKEKRLRDTLRQEEKGRRLKEGLDLEEKERKWKETHEKERLRRQRKAVEWEENEKRQREVHEREENEKRLREAQEKEKSERKLKENVEKEERQRRLREAVEWEENVKREREENEKRLKEILEEENEGRVKAAVECEESERRQRKAHERKETKKREAQEKEENEKRCKETSEKEEIEQEASEREDGKRLEEVCEKQECTTSRCAHKAEGSEAALKEVCWAEEIGTSSQSAHKWDETEAKHTSLGESEKQKALKMVEDHSILNQACKLDDILSVASTQLAGENEGNSKKLEVTKEIANEETSKTMNELRNGEQEVASGIAQPNLEHEKSHFLMEDATDIEWKTIGKIRSEEDHWKNFGVDPDIGNQGKNFPCDKNEGRKNIEQYQASLNPEINKVNIKSARAVQESVDTGRKTEGSQPAILEVKRSTCRTAQQVHATRSNERKVNNSHETILSEDKDAERMKRERELEKEHLRKMEEEREREREKDRMAVDRATLDTREGANAEAHERADRAAMERATAEARQRALNEARERLEKACAEAREKSLSNKASMEARFQAEGAAIERATAEARERAFEKAMADRAAFEAGERVDISVSDKFSASSRNNGMRASTSSSDLHDLQSRGSGSFSSSRYQSSSVYSEGFEGVEGESAQRYKARLERHRRTAERAV, encoded by the exons ATGGAAAAATTTCCGCATTCTCGGCAACCAAACATGCTTTCCAAAAAGAGCTGCAATGGCAGCACCACTAAGTCCATTTACGACGATGTGTTCGGCGGGCCGCCCAGGTTTGGAACTCCGACACTGTCGCCTCGGGTCGAGGATTATCGCGAGATATTCGGCGGATTCCACGCTTCACGCGCATCCTCGATTCCCGTGCTCGATCTCCCATTGGTCGATGAGGCGGCCGAGGTTTTCTTCGACGTGCGTAGCTCCGGCTTTGACTACGGGGAGGTCTTTGGAGGGTTCAATGACCATGATTTTGCAGTTTCTTACAATGAGCTGGCGATGAAGGAGCAATCCAACGGTCTTGGTGATGATTCCTCATCTGACGAGGCCTG GGCTCCAGCAGAAGCTGAAAATCTATCAGATGAGTCAAATAATTCTGCAAAAGACCAATGCTTATTGAATGGAGATTCATACGACTCACCTGATGGCAACATGGGGTTCAACTTATCTTGTAATAAAGTTAGTCAAAGTAGCAACGGAAATTTGTCAAACGGGATTACACATATGACTGAGCTTCATTCTGTTTCTGGATATACTTTTGTGGTTGATAAAACCTCTTCCTTGCCAAATACAGACTATGAATACCACCATATGCAGGCAAGCAATGATGACCATCTCAATATTCACTATAGTGGGGAAATGTTGAGTAGAAGGCATCTCAGGAAAGTCATGTCTCACCCGGCTAATGGTACTAATACTGATGTACTGTTCTTTGGAAATGATGTTAGACCTCACAGGGAGTTTGTCAGGAACGGCTCTCTTCCTAATGAGATGTTTGTAACCATTTCTGATGTCAGCCTTAGAACTCACCCCTCTCATTTGCCGCCACCATCTAGACCACCACCTGCACTAGATGTTTTCAGGACAGGTTCTGGAAAAACAACAACTAACTATAGAAGTGTTGCCTCTGAAGGGACTGCTGGTGATAGTTCACCTCCTTACTTTGATGTAGAGGTAGATGCAAGTTCACCTGCTGCAGCCTCTGCTGCTGCTATGAAAGAGGCAATGGATAAAGCTCAAGCAAAGCTCAAAAGTGCAAAAGAAACAATGGAGAGGAAGAGGGATGGTTTTCAAAACCGTGTGAAATCAGGTTCAAAGACTGACAGAAAAGACAAGGAAGAAAagttgactaatatttttaatggCTCTTGTAGCAGAAAGGATGAGAAAGGACAGGGCATTATTAAAAAAGAACAAAGTGGAATGGAATTTTCTATCTTGGAGGACATGCAAAAGGTTAAAAAGACAATGCAGCCGATCTCAGATTCACTAGGAgggaaaaaatataatatggcCAAAAAATCTGCAGAGGATAATCATGGAGCAGAATCctcatcatctcagggatctgATGGTGATGGTGATGGTGAATGGAATGAAGCTACTCAATGTTTTGAATTGTTAACCAATAACTCTAGAAAGGCCTTTGACCAGGAAAACGATGAAAATGTTCTGGTGAATAATTCTACTTTTCATGAGCATGGAAAGAATGAAAAAGAGGGAGCTATGGAAGCATTGCAGCAGCCCCAGAGAAATGACAAGAAAGTGAAAGCAGTTAGAACAGATCATGGACTGGTGGATTATAAGAAGAAACTTGAAGAATCAAAGGAAGCTTTTGAATGGGACAAAAGCCGTGGGAGATCAGAAGTGGTTAACGGGCAGAAAGGACTTCATAAGAAGGTACAAGGGGCTCAAGAGGCTTTTAAACAGGAAGGGAATGagaagaaatttaacatggacTTGAATCCTGTAGAAACTGAAAAGCAACAACCTAGAGCTGATGACTTACAGGAACATGAGAACTATGTACAGGTTCAACGGATAGAAAGTAAGATTGCAGTTAGGCAGACTATGAAGCACAAGGAGAAAGGATCAAAGCTAAAAGAGGATACTAAAAGTATGGAGAATGTGAAAAAATTCACTTGCGAAAAGGATGGCAGTGAAAGGAGAGAAAGAAAGGCTTTTAAGCttgaagaaaatgagaaaaagctTAATGCACCCGTTGAACAAGCAGATAATGGGAGAAGGCTAAATAAGGAACttgaggaagaaaaagagaatatGATAGAAGCAGTTCATGagctggaagaaaatgagaagaTACAGGGGGAGCCttatgaaagagaagaaaaggagaagAGACTAAGAGACACTCTTAGGCAGGAAGAAAAAGGGAGGAGACTGAAAGAGGGCCTTGATCTGGAAGAGAAGGAGAGGAAATGGAAAGAAACTCATGAGAAGGAGAGACTGAGAAGACAAAGAAAGGCTGTTGAATGGGAAGAGAATGAGAAAAGACAAAGAGAGGTTcatgaaagagaagaaaatgagaAGAGATTAAGAGAGGCTCAGGAAAAGGAAAAGAGTGAGAGGAAACTGAAAGAGAATGTTGAGAAGGAAGAGAGGCAGAGAAGGCTGAGAGAGGCTGTTGAATGGGAAGAGAATGTGAAGAgggaaagagaagaaaatgagaAGAGACTGAAAGAGATTCTTGAGGAAGAGAATGAGGGGAGAGTAAAAGCAGCTGTTGAATGTGAAGAGAGTGAGAGGAGACAAAGAAAGGCTcatgaaagaaaagaaactaagaagagagaggctcaagaaaaagaggaaaatgaGAAGAGATGCAAGGAGActtctgaaaaagaagaaattgaaCAAGAGGCTTCTGAAAGAGAAGATGGAAAGAGACTAGAAGAGGTATGTGAGAAACAAGAATGCACAACTTCAAGATGTGCCCACAAAGCAGAAGGAAGTGAAGCAGCATTAAAAGAGGTCTGTTGGGCAGAAGAGATTGGGACCTCATCTCAATCTGCACACAAGTGGGACGAGACAGAGGCAAAACATACAAGTCTTGGAGAGAGTGAAAAGCAAAAAGCATTAAAAATGGTGGAGGATCACAGTATATTGAATCAGGCATGTAAGCTGGATGATATTCTGAGTGTTGCATCTACTCAATTAGCTGGCGAAAATGAGGGGAACAGCAAAAAACTGGAAGTAACTAAGGAGATTGCTAATGAAGAAACTAGCAAGACAATGAATGAACTGAGAAATGGTGAGCAGGAAGTAGCATCTGGCATAGCCCAACCCAACTTAGAACATGAAAAGAGCCACTTTCTAATGGAAGATGCAACTGACATTGAATGGAAGACCATTGGAAAAATTAGGAGTGAGGAAGACCACTGGAAAAACTTTGGAGTGGACCCAGATATTGGAAATCAAGGAAAGAATTTTCCTTGTGATAAGAACGAGGGAAGAAAGAACATTGAGCAATACCAAGCTTCCTTAAATCCAGAAATCAACAAGGTCAATATCAAGTCAGCTAGAGCTGTGCAAGAATCAGTTGATACTGGAAGGAAAACGGAAGGATCTCAGCCAGCTATACTGGAAGTAAAACGAAGCACTTGCAGAACAGCTCAACAGGTTCATGCaactcggagcaatgaaagaaaagtaaatAATTCTCATGAGACTATTTTATCGGAAGATAAAGATGCTGAAAGAatgaagagagaaagagagctgGAAAAGGAGCATCTTAGAAAGATGGAAGAAGAGAGGGAAAGGGAAAGAGAGAAGGATAGGATGGCTGTTGACAGAGCAACACTTGATACTCGTGAAGGGGCAAATGCTGAAGCCCATGAGAGGGCAGACCGGGCTGCTATGGAAAGAGCAACTGCTGAAGCTCGACAAAGAGCACTGAATGAGGCCCGTGAAAGATTAGAGAAGGCATGTGCGGAGGCTAGGGAAAAATCCTTATCCAATAAGGCATCTATGGAGGCCAGATTCCAGGCAGAAGGTGCTGCAATAGAGAGAGCAACTGCAGAGGCACGAGAGCGTGCTTTTGAAAAAGCAATGGCTGACAGGGCTGCTTTTGAGGCAGGAGAAAGAGTAGATATATCTGTGTCAGATAAATTTTCTGCTTCTTCCAGGAATAATGGAATGAGAGCAAGCACCTCATCCTCT GATCTGCATGATCTTCAATCCCGAGGCTCAGGCTCATTTAGCAGTTCAAGATATCAATCTTCCTCCGTTTATAGTG aaggatttgaaggagTTGAAGGTGAGTCGGCTCAGAGGTATAAAGCTAGATTAGAGAGACATCGAAGAACAGCTGAACGTGCGGTATGA